ACCCCGTGATTGTCGATATCATCGCTGTCTGTGACAACATTCTTTACAAGGTACCCTTAACTTGGAGAATGGAATTCAATTAATGGaatcaaattgtttaatttatgatattattattaatattttgctaaaatatacacaaacagtataacaaaataatcaaatatgttCATATATTTTAGTATTAATGAAAAACGAATTTGGaattacaaaaagaaaaaaaaagaaaaaaacaataatcaataaaaatgttttatgagaataatggaaaaaatattacattttttactGCATAAACAAATCATGgacttctttctttttttcaaagGTTTTAACTGAAGTTCTTATTCCTGCTACAATGCAAGAAATGCCAGAAACGTAAGTATATCTACATAAtattaaaagatttattttattatattttgaagTTTGTTTTCAGGACAAAACGTAACAAAGTCAggattattttcaataaaaatgtttgatatgaaaatcttaattgatttcatccatgcactcggtttatttatttttacattatttattaaGGTTTTTGTATGACAATCcaaattgattttattcaatataaGAATTCATCTTccctttattttgttattagaAATTAACATAAGCATCATGTTTTGCAGATTACTGTGCGATTTACGGAACTTTGCCAAACATTGGGAGAATTGGGTATCTACGTCACTAGAAAATCTTCCCGATCCTCTCTCTGAAAGTAAACTTCCGGTGGCAAGGAGGTTCGCCCAATCCATGAAAAGACAAATATCATTTCTTCACCTTGCTCAGGTATTCACATTTCTTTCTAAATATACTTGATACTTTTGCAtgtcatattttaaatcttaaatttaaagttcaaattactcaaaaaaattaacattaacaATGTGTTTTATGgtatatatcaatttttatcTTGTGATATTGTTGTAGCATTAAAAGAATCATTTGAATATTTCTGCTGAGCATTACAAATCTGATAAACAATTCTTGATTGTTTAAACAGACCGCCCGGCCAGTGCTATACGACGCCCAGGTTGTTAACCAAATGATTGCTGATGTAGAAAGGATTGATCTCAATAGTATCGGTACGCATGCGTTAAATTCAAATAACGACGGCGACATAGACACAGAACTCAATGCTGAATGTAAGTATTTCTTATAAGAAAATTAAAGGTTTTTTTCGAACATGTCTTCGATTATATGTTTGTATGCCACAGCAATTATTGTGAACATGTGAAAgcatcattatattttttctgactAAATTGTACACAAAAAGAACATTAAATAGTAATAGATCAAAGTAAATATACATCCATGCGTACTTCATTTTAGCACATAATATTTTCAtcgtaaatataataatacatcTTTACTGTCAAAATTCCTACTTAACCTTTGTTCAGGATACTaattttattcagtattaatgAACCGGCTTTGTTATTTTACTTCTAGTTCTAAGAGAGTTTAAGGAGTTACTACGTAAACAAGCGACGGTAGAGGCGTGTACAGAATGGCTGGATGGTGTAGTCGAACTAAAAGTCATAAAGGTCAGTACTTATCTATTTATCTTAACAAATAATAGTTCTCCATAAAGTATTCTATTTTCACCGAAAAAAGTCTAGTGTTCTATATCTGATAccgaaaacaaaacatgtatacataacaatgtacatttaaaaGAATATCTGACATGTTGAATGTTTTCAGTAtcgtacatgtacaagtattatAAAATTCATGCTGTGATTGTGTCATATCAATGAAATTGTTAAGACCAAAACTTCGTAAATTGATTAATCATATTATTTTATCACTGGTATCatctatatatttgtaatatatctATGTTTTTATGTCTGCAAAATATATCTCAAATCTTAAATTCGATGTAACTGAATTCATTCGAAGAAGTAATGTTGGTTGCTGCATTAGATTAAAGCCCCCTCTctagttgcagagaaaaaaaCTCATTAAACATTCATTTCTATTACAGCCtagtaaacaaaatggccgatCATTTAAAAAGCGAGCATCATCTTTCCTGCTGAAATGGTCATTCTTTGGAGCGAGAGTCATGCACAACCTTACCCTCAATAACGCAACAAGTTTTGGTAAGTGTGGTACAAAAGTTCGAAGCGACTGTAAGAGATACGGAAgatgataaaaatagaaataatgtCATTGTGTTTCTGATTTTAAATTGCTAGTTCTTAATGGGAAAAATGTTCGCGATGTGggtcataaaaataaaattcttaaaacaaaaaaatatcgGTCGGAAGAAAGTTAGATGCGGAAATCACAGTTAGTCTTGCAATTCAGCATGCATTCAATCTCTAAATAAGTGACTTGTCTaaagtaaatgttttaatgattttaggaTCGTTTCACCTGATCCGGATGTTACTGGACGAGTACGTTTTGATGGCGGTGGAGACGCAACTAGCTATGGAAAAGGACGCCGAGATTCAGTCATTGCTAGAGAAACATATGAAGACAGGTAGGGCGCTAGTTATCTTAGCTGATATACTTCATATATGTCTAGCGAAGAATTTAAGAACTACGATTGCAAGTACGTAGGAAAAATTTTCTTCATTCGAAACAAGGGATAAATCTAAAGGCAACATTTTGAGTTACGAAAAATAATTGTTGgatcaataaaattaattgacTCAAACCTCGAATACATACTAGTAGTTTGACTGAAAACTGAAAAGGTAAACTAGAATCACTTAACTCATCAAAGGTTTCTTAATGGTTATTTCTTGAATTATAATAACATTGCTGAAATCTATATTTATATGACACGTGAAGTGGTAAAACAAGAACATTTAGTATAACTACATCTAATATACAGGTAATTGTCTGTTTTGGAGCGACATAAAAAATCActaatgacatttttttcagacGACACAGGTGTCCGTCCAAATCTGTCCACTCAGCCGAGCACGTGCTTCCTTGCGACACGCCGCGACATGACACCAAGAAGTAATATGAATAACGTCAAAACTGAACACTTTTTGGATCCACAATTTAACAGGAACGGACTCTACATGGATCTGAATCACGAGAAGGAAGCCCAGGCCATGATGTCGAACCACCATCTCAATTCTCTAAGGACCATGACTCAGGTACTTAACTACCGTGTATAAAACCAGGCTATGTAAATTATCTAAGTCTTACTTGCCTATAAGGTCTTTTGCTCAGAAGGATATCAAAAGTTGATTATAACTTGACGTCTTTTATCGATGCTAATGTTTGTTTTCAATGATTTCAagacaattatttttaattagttCTATAACACGTCTCTCAAATACTTCTTTTAATACAAGGCGAACGGATGACCttacatatttacattagaatatgatatatatgtacttgTGAAGTTTAGAAACAGCGGATTTATAGTCATAACTATGAgtctaaaataatgaaaatataatcctgttgactttgttttattagttacttacatttagtttggttttGATGTACCCGGAAGTAATAAACTTACTTAAGTTGACTTTTGTTTTAGGTAATTAAGCAGTATACttaagttttgtttttgtttaaggCTGTACCCGGAAGTAATAACCTACAGCACACACCCCACAGCACGCCCCCTATCTCACCTATCGTCGTGAACCCTATACGGAACACTGTCATCAACTCGAACCTTCCCTACAGCAACAGTAACCAGACCCTAATGGCGCCAGGATATCCTTATCTAGGTTTGTATCTGTAATTACgtcattaaattatttaaattatacTAGCTAAGTACTTGCTTCTTTCTCATAGCAATTTCCATTCGAACTGAACAATATAATGAAAATCGCGAGAAAACCACTGACTTTACATCAGATGATAAGTCATTATGAGTAGTAATACAGATACTCTAATAGGTATGacactgggttttttttttttgttatttcagtACTCCTGTTGTGATGAAAATTAAGTAGATTATTCCATTCAATTAAgtccaatatttttttatgtttcaataaagcatatatagaaataaaggtaatatgattgaaatacatgtatatttggcaTGGTTTCTCCTTTTAATCAATATAAaggaaattaaaaacatttccCTGCCAATCATAGATCGACAGCGGACCCGCAAATTTCAATTATCGAATCCAATTTTTTCACCCAGAGCTAGCCATGCTTATCATTcgatttcatagaaaaatgcATTGACTTGACAAAggaaaagagaagaaaaaacCCATAAACTTTATAAACGAATTGTCTTATTCTAACGTGATTTCAAACATCGGACATGCTACAACTAATCAGCAATCACTGGATAGCTTCTGGCTTTTGAGTATTTAAAAAGTACTGATCGACGCGTTTTCCGGGTACTTCGGCTTTCTTCCCAAACAAACCTCTGGTACATTCCAAAATGTCAATATAAATCAAAGATAACCAAGTTGCATTCTCCAAATTGTAATTTTCATGTTGTATTTCAGGTCAGCTCTCTGATTACGCCGGAACACCAAACTATGGCCTAGGTGGCTATAACAACTCGTACACATCAAGTGCCTTCCGGTCACATATCGCACACTCACCCTACACCGTCGGCAAGGACCTTGACCCCGGCTTCTCAGCGTTCACTGATCCAGAGTTTGGATCGGATTCATTCTTTAATTCTTCCAGCTATACCAGTATTTCTCAGCCCAACTATCCCACGTCCAACGTCCATAACCAGGGCAGTAGTGCTTTTAATGTGGTACAGAGTAATCCTACGTTCAACACTTCATATTCACCATCAGGTAATTGTCATGCCTCTCaatcataatatttttaaacTCAACATAAAACCATTAGCATATCTTCGTATTCAACACCATGtatttatcattaattaataATGAGGtaattatcttatcttatcacatcatcaaataaaaatcatatcGGCATAACATAACTCATTCGAAAATCATAATTTCTTCAAATTAAACGTTATCATTAACATATTTCCATATTCAACACTGGGCtactttttatatttgtattccaCACAGTATTTATCCTACActatatcttaatatatattCACCATATGATAATTATCAATATTCAAATCAAGTAAATAGTAAACCTTCATCATACAATTAATTAGAAAATCATAATTTGATCAACTTAAACATTATAATTACTAGTAACATATTCTCATATTCAGCACCTGAGTATTATTGCATATACATATACGTATTAAACACCAAGTATTTATCATATATTCATATTCAATATTagatattttatcataattacaaTCAGGTAgtaataaatatatgtctaatttatCGATTGAGTCTGCTGACTGACCTTTACCTTGATCTATTTCTCTACAGACTACTACAACCCGGGTTACCCTCAGCCATCTAAACCTCTAGTAGAGCATGTGTCGGTGATACAGCAGAGGAACCCAATCCCGTCCCCATTTCACAACGACATGAGCGACCCCCTCAATCTGCTGGACAAACCACAACGTCACAAGGACCTCCATCTCTATAGCAACGGTAGTCCTGCTAGCTGCCACAGTCCCAGAAGTAAGAATCCTAAAAACATCAATTACACAAGagatatataacatgtattttaagCATAGTTATTTCCTGAATATGATGTTAACACAAATATtctttatagaaaaataaagcATTCATTTATGCAGTGGTGCTTGTAAAAAAAGAACCGATAAGAAATGAACTATAGGGTTAAAATCTACtttggttatttttttgtttgtgaaTATACATAACGTCTTCTGTTGTTACAAAGTCGCTTCGTGTTTATTCCAGTGCATCACGACGGTTTGGGGCAGGACCTTATAGGGATGGCCGTCAGTGGCATGCTGACTGGTGACCATGACATTTCTCCAAACTTTAATGACCCAGGACCGTTACCCTCAATCAACACGGTATTCATGACATGACGACAGCTGAACAAATTAGAATTAGCGAGTGGATTCTCAAATCCTGAATTCAAAGGATCAAAATGTACAATAAAGTCAGTGTAACATGACTATATCAAATGAGGAGTTTTATCCTCACTACAGTATCGTGACTGATAATGTTGAGAACTATAAACAACCACATCCCTTCATCGGCGCAGATATCCTGGTCACGGCATCGAAACTGTAGACCTGAAAACATATCAAATCCTTTAAAAAGACAAAGATAATTATGCAACAGGAACTACTTATGCCTTATATAAATGGCCAAATGATAATTTCCTGTGTGTGACACGAAGGTGAAAGATGCGTTTGAAATATGCATCATCCCAATGGACGTCGAATCGATGATTCTTCAGTTTCAGCAACAGATAGTGTTGCTTTGATAAACTATAGTGAGATGAGAATGattcgggttttttttattttatatcgttGAAGGCAAATAATTCAAAGGAGATTCGAATATGGATTTGAAACTCGGCAATATTTTGGTGTGCGTggattttcttttgttttatatctgCATCATTTATGAAGATTTGGAAACCATATGTGATTAGCTGTATATGACAGAATCGACAATGTTGAGATTCCATTGAACAAAATTTGTTACTTATTGGTGTAGAACAATTCAGAAGTGAAAAAGATAGATGAAATATAATGAGTTCTTGCCAATAGACTCTGTTTTTATTTAAACtaatattacatattatgtGTAGTGTATATTCTAGATGTTAGTATGAATACTTAAGGAGTTGTCACATTGTCGACATCTCGGAGCTGGTGCAGATCTGTTTTGAACACATCATTTTGTGGTTATCgtgtaaatatacattaatgtaACAATAGGCATTGGAAATTTAAGCCAGAAAGTTGATAATTAtgtgatttttaatttgtaagcAATCTTTTACGTTGTTGTGAAAAGGAACAACTCTGACAATGATAAATCTATATAATTAAGATGTATGTGCTATTGTGAATATGTAAATTGCAATGttgtgtaaatataatttaattctgCTGGTCTTGCCATGCTGTTTAATTGTTCGCTTAACTGCATGTTTAAATCACCAAAAATTGTAGTTTTGACGCTTCTTAGTGTAGATTGCAAACTTGCAAGAAGACTTCAATCAAAATTCTCGAATCATCTTTTACAGGAAATAAGTTACATTATTCATTAATATATGCAATAAGATCGTGATCAACTCTTTCAAACTGTTTTCGACATACACCAAGTGTAACTCAattaaaagtatattttatttgtaatttgcAAACCCTGATCTAATTGACTGTCCCAAACGAACACAAACAACTCATCATTTGAAATAATACTTTGTATGGGTGGAAGTCTTAATTGCATTATTTCAATGATTATATAAAGTGAACTACCATTTTAAATATCTTAGCGATAGTAGTTCATACCGTGAACATGTTTGCTCACGGTGTTGCGTACGTACTCGTCAATCGCCTTACGCCGAAGAGAGTGGGTAACTTAGTTGATGTATAACATTAAAGTgctaatatattataatatgaaACATTTTGCAGTCAATTGATGCCTAATTACTTGTGTAACAATTCATAAAGAGATTCAGAAAATGGTTTCTTAGAATGGAATGACCTAGATACAATACTAATTTCGGCAAGTCAGCAACTGCAtcaatgttaaatgtaatatcaaCCCGTAATTATTGTATGCAATATATGAAGATAAAAAGACgcaatttatttgtttactcaAGGCAATATAAGCAAAATGCTCTAAAAGCAATGTTTCTTGTTTCCGTTCGGTGTTGGGGATAAAATAGTACCCAGGCAATGTTTAATATCATCAGGCGGTGTCACAGTAAAATGATACCCATGGATAAAATTTCTATCTATGTTAATTGTAAAAGGGGATGTAGCTCTGATCAAACTTTATAATGTTCAATAAATCATACTTTCAAGCAAATTTAACAAACGTTCCTCTATTTTTCATGTGAAAGAAAGATacgttttattcaattttagccatctttttaatatttatttttttctttttttgtggGAAGAGGAAGAGGGATAACTGTATGTcttcttttaaattttcaatgtaATCTTTTTCCTCGTGTTCAAAAAAACGAAATGCCATATCAACTTAAACTTCATGAAaatttataatacatacaagTGATGTCTATTTATAATTGAGTGTCGAAGTGATATTGTATCAAGATATGGATAATCACCAAGCCTTGGGTAATCGATGaagtatatgaaatatttaaaaactattccataatcttattttataaatatcaagTTACCAAAATTGTTAATAGGTATATGTTATGTGCATGTAGAAAGAATCTCTATTGAAAACGAAAATAGATATCAGTATTTGAAGTTAAAATCGTCTTTGTTGTATAGGAAAGACTAATAGAGAAATTGAATAAATCAAAGTTGCTTTCTATAAAACAAATGAATGTATAACAATACTGATCAAAGTCGGAAATCAACAAGAGGAATGATTATTATGGAAAATATTCTTATgttaataatgattattattgaaagtatgttatgtttgataaacatttatatatttggCTTATTCTAGTTTATTCAGAacaaatgttgtaaatatgatatacatagTATGTAAGAAATGTTTCTGTACATTGAATGTACGCAGGATGGACACGATGTATGACAATCACTTTACCTGGACATGAATATCGTCATGTTGATAAACGATGTgatttaaataaagaaaatataagattaACTCACTGGCTTGTTTTCATGTGAAGTATAAAACaatcatttatttttagatCATGTCAACCGAAGGGTCAGGAAAAAGATATGTATAAACTAAATAAGTCTTCCTAACTCTAGGGCACGGGGAGGACCTTCAACTGGAAAAGTTTGTCAAAGTGTTTCACTTTACtttaaaagcctactcctccttaacacTTGCTCAGGTAACAACCACATCAAGCGTGGAAATCATATGttatacatgaacatgtataaataagaCTGGTCGGCCTGACTTGTTGGAGCAGAGAGGTTGAACTCAGAAAggttcattttgtttttcatagaatgcCATTTTGGCGTGAAACATTATTAGTTGAGTCCACTGACGACAGGAATCGGGCTCTGGTTTCTTTGTGTGAATTGCAGATAAATAGATGGTATTGAATCAGTCGGAAAGGGTAGTCAATTTTGTATAACTGAGGCTGCGGACCTCGTGACACCTGAAAATAGAGGTGCGGGTTAACAAGGGGGAAACACAGAATATATTCGCTTTTGTAATTCTATCTATCCTTTACGTTTGAGTAGATTACAATTCAGTTTGacatgaaacatcatttggaGAGGATAACCATAACTTTGCATATAGACTCTTGGAAAAGAGAacttttacttattttttgctttaaaatccttgTCTTTCTTAATGGTCGAGTACAAATGACAATCATATGTGATTAGAAACAATCATCCGCTGTATCGATGAGGATAGCCTGACTCCTGATGACGGTGGAAGGATAGGGGCTTCAAAAAGAAACTCTTTTTGAAGCCCTATCCTTCAAGTATCATCAGGAGTCAGCCCTTTGAAATCCTCTTATtctctgtttgtttgtttgttttttaattttgtgttaaATGAGGTAGGTTCGTTCAAAATCTAGGGACCCTAAAAGACAAAAGTTACTTTTTAAAATCTACTACCCTCCATTCTTGATTGGATTGTATTCATCGTGGAACCCATAGTTCCAATGTGGGATAAGCGAGATAACTCTTACCTTACCGATGATAAGTCAGAATGATGCGTGCTTATCAATACGGTACATTCTTGTGAATATGGTAGATCCCTATCATTGTGGTAAATCTTGTCAATATGGTACACCCCTATCAATAGATGGTACACCCTGTCAATATGTTACACCCCTGTCAATATGGTACACCCCTATCAATATGATACACCCCTATCAATATATAGTACACCCCTGTCAATACGGTACACCCTCATAAATATGGTATACCCCTATCAATATATGGTTCACCCTGTCAATATGGTACACCCCTGTCAATATGGTACACCCCTATCAATATGAACACCCATGTCAATATGGTACACCCCTGTCAATATATAGTACACCCCTGTCAATATATGGTACACCCCTGTCAATATATGGTTCACCCCTGTCAATATGGTACACCCCTGTCAATAGATGGTACACCCTGTCAATATGGTACACCCCTGTCAATATATGGTACACCCCTGTCAATATGGTACACACCTGTCAATATGGTATACCCCTGTCAATATGGTACACCCCTGTCAATATGGTACACCCCTGTTAATATATGGTACACCCCTGTCAATATGGTACACACCTGTCAATATGGTATACCCCTGTCAATAGATGGTACACCCTGTCAAAATGGTACACCCCTGTCAATATGGTACACCCCTATCAATAGATGGTACACCCTGTCAATATGTTACATCCCTGTCAATATGGTACACCCCTATCAATATGATACACCCCTATCAACATATGGTTCACCCTGTCAATATGGTACACCCCTGTCAATATGAACACCCATGTCAATATATGGTACACCCCTGTCAATATATGGTTCACCCCTGTCAATATGGTACACCCCTGTCAATAGATGGTACATCCTGTCAATATGGTACACCCCTGTCTATATATGGTACACCCCTGTCAATATGGTACACACCTGTCAATATGGTATACCCCTGTCAATATGGTACACCCCTGTCAATATGGTACACCCCTGTCAATATATGGTACACCCCTGTCAATATGGTACACACCTGTCAATATGGTACACCCCTGTCAAAAGATGGTACACCCTGTCAATATGGTACACCCCTGTCAATATGAACACCCCTGTCAATATGGTACACCCCTGTCAATATATATTCGCTCCTGTCAATATATGGTACACCCCTGTCAATATCGTACACCCCTGTCAATATATGGTGCACACCTGTCAATATATAGTACACCCCTGTCAATATGGTACACCCCTGTCAATATGGTACACCACTGTCAATATGGTACACCACTGTCAATATATGGTAAAACCCTCTCAATATATGATACACCCCTGTCAATATGGTACACCCCTGTCAATATGGTACACCCCTGTAAATATATGGTACACCCTTGTCAATATATGGTACACCCCTGTCAATATATGGTACACCCCTCTCAATATATGGTACACCCCTCTCAATATGGTACACCCCTGTCAATATGGTAAACCCCTGTCAATATGGTACACCACTGTCAATATATGGTACATCCCTGTCAATATATTGTACACCCCTGTCAATAAAAGGTACACCCCTGTCAAAATGGTACATCCCTTTCAATATGGTACATCCCTGTCAATATGGTATACCCCTGTCAATATGGTACACCCCTGTCAATATGGTACACCACTGTCAATGTGGTACACCCCTGTCAATATGGTACACTCCTGTCAATGTGGTACACCCCTGTCAATATGGTTCACCCCTGTCAATATATGGTACACCCTTGTCAATATGGTACACCCCTGTCAATATCGTACATCCCTGTCAATATGGTATAGTCCTGTCAAAATGGTACATCCCTGTCAATATGGTACATCCCTGTCAATATGGTACAGCCTTGTCAATATATGGTACACCCCTGTCAATATGGTACACCCCTGTCAATATGGTACACCCCTGTCAATATGGTGCACCCTTTTCAAAATGGTACATCCCTGTCAATATGGTATACCCCTGTCAAAATGGTAAACCCCTTTCAATATGGTACACCCCTGTCAATATGGTACATCCCTTTCAATATTGTACACCCCTGTCAATATATTAAACCCCTGTTTATATGGTACACCCCTGTCAATATGGTACACCCCTGTCAATATGGTACATCCCTTTCAATATGGTACACCCCTGTCAATATGGTACACCCCTGTCAATATGGTACATCCCTTTCAATATGGTACACCCCTGTCAATATGGTACACCCCTGTCAATATGGTACACCCCTGTCAATATGGTACATCCCTGTCAATATGGTACACCCCTGTCAATATGGTACACCCCTGTCAATATGGTATACCCCTGTCAATATGGTATACCCCTGTCAATATGGTACATCCCTGTCAATATGGTACACCCCTTTCAATATGGTACATCTCTGTCAATATGGTACATCTCTTTCAATATGGTACACCCCTGTCAATATGGTACACCCCTGTCAATAGGTACATCCCTATCAATATGGTACACCCCTGTCAATATGGTACATCTCTGTCAATATGGTACACCCCTGTCAATATGGTACATCCCTGTCAATATGGTACACCCCTTTCAATATGGTACATCTCTGTCAATATGGTACATCTCTTTCAATATGGTACATCCCTGTCAATATATGGTACATCTCTGTCAATATGGTACATCTCTTTCAATATGGTACACCCCTGTCAATATGATACACCCCTGTCAATATGGTACACCCCTGTCAATATGGTACACCCCTGTCAATATGATACACCCCTGTCAATATGGTACACCCCTGTCAATATGGTACACCCCTGTCAATATGGTACACCCCTGTCAATATGGTACATCCCTGTCAATATGTAACTAGAACACCCTTGTTAATAAGACACCCCCTACTGCTTCCCCTCCCTACATCCCTGTCAATGTTTACTGTTTTAGAGAACCttacactacatgtacaatattagTTATATACATTGCTGAATTGGTAAAAATGTACGGAAGCGTATTTTAtgagcctaatacgcttccgtaaCAAAGCTGTTAGCATGTTCtggatatatgtacaaatggaGAGAACTCTGGCAAAGGAGTGACACGATataggggaaataactcttacaGCCTTCTGAGCAACAGCTAGATGAAGGACATC
The DNA window shown above is from Argopecten irradians isolate NY chromosome 8, Ai_NY, whole genome shotgun sequence and carries:
- the LOC138329303 gene encoding DNA-binding protein RFX6-like; protein product: MPCTSDKDFIEMQTPAKITCREGSIETDRESIDTSSTSPDISSSEERRKYRKRGVKNEPNRGDSPALNSPAFTDDESILDEEEKTGNGDITSDEQQIQKKTVAQIMRDKKKQTALTLKWLEENYCICEGVCLPRCILYAHYLDFCRRESLEPACAATFGKTIRQKFPHLTTRRLGTRGHSKYHYYGIGIQETSQYYHSVYTGKGLTRFSGCKLKNEGGFTRKYTLSSKTGTLLPEFPNAQYLILPLSVPREKVETFVMMYKTHCQCILDTAINANFEEIQNFLLHFWQGLPEHLLPLVENPVIVDIIAVCDNILYKVLTEVLIPATMQEMPETLLCDLRNFAKHWENWVSTSLENLPDPLSESKLPVARRFAQSMKRQISFLHLAQTARPVLYDAQVVNQMIADVERIDLNSIGTHALNSNNDGDIDTELNAEFLREFKELLRKQATVEACTEWLDGVVELKVIKPSKQNGRSFKKRASSFLLKWSFFGARVMHNLTLNNATSFGSFHLIRMLLDEYVLMAVETQLAMEKDAEIQSLLEKHMKTDDTGVRPNLSTQPSTCFLATRRDMTPRSNMNNVKTEHFLDPQFNRNGLYMDLNHEKEAQAMMSNHHLNSLRTMTQAVPGSNNLQHTPHSTPPISPIVVNPIRNTVINSNLPYSNSNQTLMAPGYPYLGQLSDYAGTPNYGLGGYNNSYTSSAFRSHIAHSPYTVGKDLDPGFSAFTDPEFGSDSFFNSSSYTSISQPNYPTSNVHNQGSSAFNVVQSNPTFNTSYSPSDYYNPGYPQPSKPLVEHVSVIQQRNPIPSPFHNDMSDPLNLLDKPQRHKDLHLYSNGSPASCHSPRMHHDGLGQDLIGMAVSGMLTGDHDISPNFNDPGPLPSINTVFMT